Proteins encoded within one genomic window of Bacillus sp. F19:
- a CDS encoding PH domain-containing protein, translating to MSVQIEFGDTALILNISGQTMVTTLRKKIEIPYNSVEEVQVGNFKFPLTAIKRTGITTIGYKAGIFIIDKKKYFLSYHDANKVAILGLKRFEFDKIVIENEDPEQLEKNILMRCSHINN from the coding sequence GTGAGTGTTCAAATTGAATTTGGTGATACTGCTTTAATATTGAATATTTCAGGTCAGACAATGGTTACTACTTTAAGAAAAAAGATAGAAATTCCTTACAATTCGGTCGAAGAAGTACAGGTTGGAAATTTCAAGTTTCCTTTGACAGCTATAAAAAGAACAGGCATTACTACAATCGGCTATAAAGCTGGGATTTTCATTATTGATAAAAAGAAATATTTCTTATCCTATCATGACGCAAATAAAGTAGCTATTCTTGGTTTGAAAAGATTTGAATTTGACAAAATAGTGATTGAAAACGAGGATCCTGAACAACTAGAAAAAAATATCTTGATGCGTTGCTCTCACATAAATAATTAA
- a CDS encoding multidrug resistance efflux transporter family protein has protein sequence MREILIGIIASMFFAVTFILNRSMELSGGSWLWSSSLRFFFMVPFLLMIVIFRKNMKQLLAEMKASPFQWLIWSFSGFVLFYGPITYAAAYGPGWLVAGTWQLTIVAGILLAPFFYENSHSIKTRKRIPFQALCFSMIILAGVVLIQVRNGTDINFNQLLAGILPVVIAAFAYPLGNRKMMEVCGGRLDTFQRVLGMTLASLPFWFILAVYGLIKVGPPSAEQTTQSFIVAVSSGVIATTLFFIATDRVRNDEEKLASVEATQSTQVLFVLFGEVLLLQAPLPDGLTLIGIFLIMLGMLLHSFFSAPQRIKIKGQHA, from the coding sequence ATGAGAGAAATCTTGATCGGTATTATTGCTTCCATGTTTTTTGCAGTCACTTTTATCTTAAACCGGTCAATGGAACTTTCAGGGGGAAGCTGGTTATGGAGCTCCTCTCTCAGATTCTTTTTTATGGTTCCATTTTTACTGATGATCGTGATTTTCCGCAAAAACATGAAACAGCTTCTTGCAGAAATGAAAGCAAGTCCGTTTCAATGGCTTATTTGGAGCTTTTCAGGATTTGTCTTGTTTTACGGACCTATTACATACGCTGCTGCATATGGTCCGGGCTGGCTTGTTGCTGGCACCTGGCAGCTGACGATCGTAGCCGGAATCCTATTGGCACCCTTTTTCTATGAGAATAGTCATTCTATTAAAACGCGAAAGAGGATTCCGTTTCAGGCTCTCTGCTTTTCGATGATTATTTTAGCAGGTGTCGTCTTGATTCAAGTAAGAAATGGGACGGATATCAATTTTAATCAGCTGCTTGCAGGGATCCTCCCAGTCGTCATCGCGGCTTTTGCTTACCCTTTAGGGAACCGTAAAATGATGGAAGTCTGCGGAGGCAGACTCGATACATTTCAGCGGGTGCTAGGTATGACCCTTGCAAGCCTCCCTTTTTGGTTTATTCTTGCAGTTTATGGGTTAATTAAAGTTGGTCCCCCATCTGCTGAACAAACCACCCAGTCGTTTATCGTTGCCGTTTCCTCGGGTGTCATTGCTACAACATTATTTTTTATTGCGACAGATCGCGTAAGAAATGATGAGGAAAAATTAGCTTCAGTTGAAGCCACACAATCCACTCAAGTCCTGTTTGTTCTTTTTGGTGAAGTGCTTCTGCTCCAAGCACCGCTGCCGGACGGATTGACGCTGATTGGTATTTTCCTTATCATGCTTGGAATGCTTCTGCACAGCTTTTTTTCCGCTCCCCAACGGATAAAAATAAAAGGGCAGCACGCATAA